In one Maniola jurtina chromosome 13, ilManJurt1.1, whole genome shotgun sequence genomic region, the following are encoded:
- the LOC123870925 gene encoding ubiquitin-fold modifier-conjugating enzyme 1, which yields MVDEGTRKTLSSIPLLKTKAGPRDKELWTTRLKEEYQALIKYVQNNKEADNDWFRLESDKTGTRWFGKCWYVHNLLKYEFDLEFDIPITYPTTAPELALPGLDGKTAKMYRGGKICLTDHFKPLWARNVPRFGIAHAMALGLGPWLAVEIPELIERGVVKYQEKSEEAK from the exons ATGGTAGATGAAGGCACAAGGAAAACTTTGAGCAGCATACCTTTACTTAAAACGAAAGCAGGACCCAGAGACAAAGAGTTATGGACGACTAGGTTAAAAGAGGAATACCAAGCTTTAATAAAG TATGTTCAAAACAACAAAGAGGCAGACAATGACTGGTTCAGGTTGGAATCTGACAAGACAGGCACAAGGTGGTTTGGCAAGTGTTGGTATGTCCATAACCTGCTGAAGTATGAGTTTGATTTGGAATTTGAT ATACCCATTACTTATCCCACAACTGCACCAGAACTAGCATTACCAGGTCTGGATGGCAAGACAGCAAAAATGTACAGAGGGGGCAAGATATGCCTCACAGATCACTTTAAACCATTGTGGGCAAGGAATGTGCCCAGATTTGGTATTGCTCATGCTATGGCTTTGGGG CTTGGTCCTTGGCTCGCCGTTGAAATTCCTGAGTTAATCGAAAGAGGTGTTGTCAAGTATCAAGAGAAAAGTGAAGAAGCGAAATAA